A genomic region of Salvelinus namaycush isolate Seneca chromosome 7, SaNama_1.0, whole genome shotgun sequence contains the following coding sequences:
- the LOC120051511 gene encoding tubulin alpha-1A chain-like produces the protein MRECISVHVGQAGVQMGNACWELYCLEHGIQPDGQMPSDKTIGGGDDSFNTFFSETGAGKHVPRAVFVDLEPTVIDEVRTGTYRQLFHPEQLITGKEDAANNYARGHYTIGKEIIDLVLDRTRKLADQCTGLQGFLIFHSFGGGTGSGFTSLLMERLSVDYGKKSKLEFAIYPAPQVSTAVVEPYNSILTTHTTLEHSDCAFMVDNEAIYDICRRNLDIERPTYTNLNRLIGQIVSSITASLRFDGALNVDLTEFQTNLVPYPRIHFPLATYAPVISAEKAYHEMLSVAEITNACFEPANQMVKCDPRHGKYMACCLLYRGDVVPKDVNSAIATIKTKRTIQFVDWCPTGFKVGINYQPPTVVPGGDLAKVQRAVCMLSNTTAIAEAWARLDHKFDLMYAKRAFVHWYVGEGMEEGEFSEAREDMAALEKDYEEVGTDSVGDEGEEEGEEY, from the exons ATG CGTGAATGCATCTCTGTCCACGTCGGCCAGGCAGGTGTCCAGATGGGCAATGCATGCTGGGAACTGTACTGCCTGGAACATGGGATCCAGCCTGATGGACAGATGCCCAGTGATAAGACTATCGGTGGGGGAGATGACTCCTTCAACACCTTCTTCAGTGAGACTGGGGCTGGTAAACATGTTCCTCGTGCAGTCTTTGTGGACCTGGAGCCAACCGTCATCG ACGAGGTCCGCACAGGTACCTACCGCCAGCTGTTCCACCCTGAGCAGCTGATCACAGGCAAGGAGGACGCTGCCAACAACTATGCCCGTGGTCACTACACCATTGGCAAGGAGATCATCGACCTGGTACTCGACCGGACGCGCAAACTG GCTGACCAGTGCACTGGTCTCCAGGGCTTCCTGATCTTCCACAGCTTTGGAGGAGGCACCGGCTCTGGGTTCACCTCCCTGCTGATGGAACGTCTCTCTGTCGACTATGGGAAGAAGTCCAAGCTTGAGTTTGCCATCTATCCAGCTCCCCAGGTGTCCACTGCTGTGGTGGAGCCTTACAACTCCATCCTGACCACCCACACCACCCTGGAGCACTCGGACTGTGCCTTCATGGTGGACAATGAGGCCATCTATGATATCTGCCGCAGGAACCTGGACATTGAGCGCCCCACCTACACTAACCtcaacaggctgattggtcagatCGTCTCCTCCATCACCGCCTCCCTGCGCTTTGATGGGGCCCTTAATGTGGACCTGACAGAGTTCCAGACCAACTTGGTGCCCTACCCCCGTATACACTTCCCTCTGGCCACCTATGCTCCAGTCATCTCTGCTGAGAAGGCCTATCACGAGATGCTATCAGTGGCTGAGATCACCAACGCCTGCTTTGAGCCAGCCAATCAGATGGTGAAATGTGACCCACGTCACGGCAAGTACATGGCCTGCTGCCTGCTCTACCGTGGTGACGTTGTGCCCAAAGATGTCAACTCTGCCATCGCCACCATCAAGACCAAGCGCACCATCCAGTTTGTGGACTGGTGTCCCACTGGCTTCAAGGTCGGTATCAACTACCAGCCACCCACAGTGGTCCCTGGAGGAGATCTGGCCAAGGTCCAGAGAGCTGTGTGCATGCTGAGCAACACCACAGCCATCGCTGAGGCCTGGGCAAGGCTTGACCACAAGTTTGACCTGATGTACGCAAAGAGAGCCTTTGTGCACTGGTATGTGGGAGAGGGCATGGAGGAGGGAGAGTTCTCAGAGGCCAGAGAAGACATGGCAGCCCTGGAGAAAGATTATGAAGAGGTGGGTACTGACAGTGTAGGGgacgagggggaggaggagggagaggaatatTAA